CACGGTGACGGAAGTTTCACTGCCGCACACCCAATACGCTGTCCCAGCTTATTACATCATCGCCAGTTCTGAAGCTAGTTCGAACTTGCAGCGATTTGACGGGATTCGTTATGGGTTCCGCGCCAAGGACGTCCACAATATCGAAGACGTTTATGTTCGTTCCCGTTCCGAAGGCTTTGGACCAGAAGTTAAACGGCGGATTATGCTGGGCACCTTTAGTCTGTCTGCAGGCTTTTACGATGCCTACTTCAAAAAAGCCGGTCAGGTACGAACCTTGATCACACGCGACTTTGAAAAAGTCTTCAACGATTATGATTTAATCATTGGGCCAACGACGCCAACGGTTGCCTTTAAGATTGGCGAAAAAGTTACCGATCCGGTCACGATGTACATGAATGATATTTTGACAATCCCGATTAATTTAGCCGGGTTACCGGCGGCCTCCGTACCGGCAGGCTTTGTTGATGGGATGCCGGTTGGGTTGCAACTCATTGGCAAGCCTTTTGCCGAAAGCACGATCTTCCAAGTTGCCGCAGCTTTTGAAGCGCAAAACGACTACTTAGCACAGATCCCGGGAGGCAAATAAGATGAATTTTGAAACGACAATCGGGCTTGAAGTCCACGTTGAATTAAAAACTAAGTCAAAAATGTTCTCGCCAGCACCGGTGACTTATGGTCAGGAACCTAATACCGAAACCAATGTCATTGATTGGGGCTTCCCAGGCGTCTTGCCGAGTATTAACCGCGGCGCTTACCAACTTGGCATTATGGTCGCCTTAGCATTGCACGCGGATGTGACCCGCGAGACTCATTTTGATCGAAAGAACTATTTTTATCCGGATAACCCAAAAGCATATCAGATTACCCAAAGTGAGAAACCGCTTGGGACAAACGGTTGGGTTGAGATTGAGGTCAACGGCAAGAAGAAAAAAGTCGGCATTGCGGAACTGCACGTTGAAGAAGATGCCGGTAAAAACCAGCACGAAGATGACGGCTATTCCTATGTTGACTTGAACCGGCAAGGCACACCACTGGTCGAAATCGTCTCTAAGCCGGATATCACCAGTCCGGAAGAAGCGTATGCCTATCTTGAAACGCTTCGCCAGATTGTGCAGTTTACCGGTGCATCCGATGTTAAAATGGAAGAAGGCTCCATGCGTGTCGACACCAACCTTTCCATTCGGCCAATCGGGCAAAAATATCTTGGCACTAAAACCGAAATCAAGAACCTGAACTCCTTTGTTCATGTTCGCGATGGGCTGGCATTTGAAGAAAAGCGCCAGCAGTCGGTGTTGCTTAGTGGTGGTGAAGTGCGTCAGGAAACCCGGCGTTGGGATCCGGATGCAAAAGAGACCATTTTGATGCGGGTCAAAGAAGGCGCCGATGATTATCGGTACTTCCCGGAACCGGATTTACCACCTGTCACGGTATCACAACAGTGGATTGACGAGGTTCAGGCATCGTTGCCGCGACCACCGGCAGAACGACGTGAGCATTACATCCAAGACTGGGGCATTCCAGCATATGATGCCGGCGTTTTGACTCAGACCAAGGAAATGTCAGACTTCTTTGAAGCCACCGTGGCGCAAGGCGCTGATGCCAAGCAGGTGTCCAACTGGCTGATGGGCGAAGTTTCTGGCTACTTGAACGCCAAGCACATGGAATTAGGCCAAGTTGCGCTGACTCCGGAGCATTTGGCAGGGATGATCAAGTTAATCGGTGACGGTACGATTTCCAGCAAGATGGCTAAGAAAGTCTTCAAAGAAATTATCCAACATGATAACGATCCTGATCATTGGGTTCGCGAAAAAGGCTTGATTCAACTGTCTGATCCGGCTAAACTAACCCCGATTATCACAGCAGTGTTGGATGATAACCAGCAAAGTATTGATGACTTTAAAGCTGGTAAGGACCGGGCAATTGGCTTTCTTGTGGGTCAGATCATGAAGCAAACGCATGGTCAGGCCAATCCTAAAGTCGTCAACCAAATTCTGATGGCAGAGATCAAGAAGCGCTAATTCGTTTCAGTACTTGTGAACCATTAGCAAGTAAGCATACAATTGGTAAAGATTGACGGCGGTCCGGAGTGAGTCACGGGGCCGCCGTTTTTCCGGTTTAGGCTAAGCTAAAAAAATTTTTGCCAGATTTGGACATGTACCAACCGAATAAAGAGAACCCACAAGTTCGCAGCATTGCGCGTTAACTTGTGCACTGAAGGAGAGTCAATAAGCCATGAGAAAACGAGCGCGTTTGATTTACAACCCTACCTCCGGCAACGAAGGGCTAAAGCGTTTCGTTCCTGACATTTTAGATATCATGGAGCAAGCAGGTTATGAAAGCTCGACGTTTCAGACAACGCCGAAGCCTTTTTCTGCTCGCGAAGAAGCAAAACGCGCCACGGAAGCCGGTTTTGAACTGATTGTCGCGGCCGGTGGTGATGGGACGATTAATGAAGTTGTCAATGGCATCGCTCCAGCCAAGAAACGACCAAAGATGGCGATCATTCCTGCTGGTACCACCAATGACTATGCGCGGGCACTGCGGATTTCCCGGGATGACCCGGTTGAAGCAGCGCGGGTGATTTTAAAGGGGCAGACCCTGGCGATGGACATTGGTCAGGCAAACCATCATTACTTCATGAATATCGCGGCAGGCGGCTTATTAAGTGAGCTCACCTACTCAGTGCCGTCTGAAGTTAAATCGATTTTTGGCTATTTTGCTTATGTGATCAAAGGAGCGGAAATGCTGCCGGCTGTTCGGACGATGCCGATGAAGCTGGAGTATGATGGCGGCGTTTATGACGGTCCGGCCAGCATGTTCTTTCTTGGTTTGACAAATTCGGTTGGCGGCTTTGAACAGATTGTGCCTGACGCTGCTTTGGGTGACGGTAAATTTTCCCTGATTATCATCAAAACGGCGAATACGGCGAATTTACTGAAGCTGATGGCGTTGGTGTTTAACGGCGGGCGGCATGTCGACGACCCGAACATTGTTTATACCAAGACCAGAAAACTGAAAGTCAAAACCGGTGGTAATGAGACGCTTAAAATCAACTTAGATGGTGAATATGGCGGCGATGCACCGATGACATTTGTTAATTTGAAGCAACATATTGCGATGTATGCTAATCTGGATGAAATCCCGACCAAGAATCTTGGGACGGATGCGCAGAAGCAAAAGGATTACATGGCAGAAGTCGAATCGATCTCGCATCGTGATATTGATGGTGATGGTCAAATCGGCTCACAAGATGAAAAGGATGACTAATTTGGCCCAACCAGCTGTTACCAAGAATCAGGATCTGGAAGTTACCATTCAGGATCTCACTTATGAAGGCATGGGCGTCGCAAAAGTCGCTGGATTTCCACTGTTTATCGAGGATGCTTTACCTGGCGAAAAAATGCAGGTGCACGTGCTGAAAGTTCAAAAACAATATGGCTTTGCCAAGGTGACCAAACGCCTAACGGACTCACCGGATCGGGTCGCGGGCGCAGACGGTGCTTATATTCGCACAGGGATTGCGCCACTGTCGATTTTGGCTTATCCGGCGCAACTGAAGTTCAAACAGCGCCAAATCGAAGAGCTTTATAAAAAAGCCCACTTAGCGATTGATGTTTTGCCCACCATTGGCATGAAGCATCCGCTTGGTTACCGGAACAAGGCACAGGTACCAGTGCGTATGGTCAATGGTGAATTGCAAACCGGCTTCTATAAAAAACACAGCCATGATCTGGTACCAATTGAAGATTTTCTGATTCAGGATCCTAAAATTGATCACGCCATTGTGGTTGTTCGGGATCTTTTACGAAAGTATCAGGTTCCCGCGTATGACGAACGGACCAACCGCGGCGTTATTCGGAACATTATGGTTCGCCGTGGTCATGCGACGCACCAGATGATGATCGTTTTGGTATCGCGCACTTGGCAGGTGCCACACCTGAAAGATATTGTCGAAGAAATTACGTTGGCGTTGCCGGAAGTCACAAGCGTTGTGGTGAATTTAAACGATAAACGGACTAATGTCATCCTTGGCCGCAAGTCAAAAACGATTTATGGTCAGGATTATCTTTTGGATAAACTATTAGGCAGCGAATTTCAGATTTCGCCGGTTAGTTTTTACCAAGTGAATCCGGTTCAAACCGAAGTCCTTTATACCCAAGCAATTGAAGCGGCGGGATTGACTGGCAAAGAAACGGTCATTGATGCTTATTCCGGTATCGGCACCATTTCGCTCACCATGGCGCGTCATGCCAAACACGTTTATGGCGTTGAAGTGGTTGAATCAGCGGTGCGCGATGCTCAGGCAAATGCCGCGCGAAACCATATTAAAAATGTGACGTTTGAAGTTGGCAAGGCCGAAGATGTGATTCAGAAATGGAAAGACGCTGACTTGCCGGTAGACGCCCTGATGGTTGACCCGCCGCGTAAAGGTTTGGACAAGAGCTTCATTGATGCGGTGGGTTACATGAAGCCGCCGAAGATCGTTTACGTTTCTTGCAATCCCGCAACATTGGCGCGGGATTTGCAATTGTTGGCAGGATTCGGTTACACCGCCAAGCAAACGCAGCCGGTGGACATGTTTCCTCAGACGCAGCATATTGAGAGCATTACGGCTTTGACGCTCGATTAATTTCGGGTGTAAGGTTTTTTATAAAGTATTTAACGCATAAGTATTTGCGAAAGCCAATCTTAGTGACGAAAATCGTCAATCTGAGATTGGCTTTTTTAATAGTGATTGCCTTATCTTATCATTAAAAATTAAATAGTTCTAAATCAATTATTGCTTGACACCATCAGCAATGGCGCATACGCTTATACTGTCGTTAATGGCTGGTATTTGCAAACTAAATGGGAGGGGATAACAAAATATTAATAACGCTTCAACTTTCGGTATAGTAATAGAAATGACTAGGAATTGCTAGTTTCCGAAAAGAATGAGCCTGTGCTTAATGATTCTCTAGATAACCGGATTTAGTGCACTGTCAAGTCTACCAGTTATTAGCGCTTGGCAGTCATCTCACCTGATAAAGAATATGATGTTAAGTAGTTGTTGGGAGATTTGTGGAAGGAGAAGGACTTTCATGAAGAAGTTTGGCAAACGGGTGGCGTCCATACTTGGATGTGGCGTCTTACTTTTAGGATCAATTGGTCTATCTTCAAGTGCTTCAGTCGCTCATGCTGCTGGTGACCAACCGATTAGCGACGCGGAACTGAACCAGTACATTTCCAAGATGTCGCTTGATGAGAAAATCGGGCAGATGTTTGTTTCCCGGACACCGCAAGACACAGCGCAGGCACGTGCCGATGTGGCGAAGTATCATCTCGGCAGCTTAATCGTTTACGGTGCTGATTTCACAAGTGTCGAAGGATCAACACCGGAAGCGGCACAAACAGCTTTTAAGAATAAACTGCAGAGTTTTCAAGACAGTGCCAAGTTACCGTTACTGATCGGCGTTGACCAAGAAGGCGGCAGTGTTTCCCGATTGAGTCAGAACCCGTTGATTGCAAATGGGCGCGCTTTTCCGTCACCGCAAGCTTTATTCGCTGAAGGCGGCATGGCAAAAGTGACCCAGGAAGCGCAGCAGGTTGGTACGATACTTAAGAATTTAGGCATTAACTGGAATTATGCACCGGTCGCTGACAGCACGGCTGATACCGATAGTTTCATTTATCCACGCACGATCGGTCAGGATTATACGGCAACAGCAGATTATATTTCACAGGTTGTTCCTGCTTGGCAAAATACCGGCATTGCAGCGACCGTTAAGCATTTTCCGGGTTATGGTTCGGCAGTTGACACCCATACTGATTTTGCTGTTGTGACAAAATCGGAAGAAGCATTTGAAAAAGAGGATCTTCTGCCCTTTAAAGCAGGCATTGATGCTGGCGTTGATTCAATTATGATTGCCCATATTGTGATGCAATCCGTTGATCCGGTTTATCCGGCATCACTTTCCAAGAGCGTTGTTACTGACCTTCTGCGTGACAAACTTGGTTACAAAGGGTTGATTATTACTGATGCGCTGGGGATGGGCGCCATTACTAAATTTGCGGCCAGTCATAACAACGTTCCGGTCGACGTTCTGGCGGTCGCAGCTGGGAATGACTGCATCATGAATGATGATTATGCGACGGCCATTCCGCAGATTCACCAAGCCGTCACCAGTGGTCAGCTCTCGGAACAGGCGATCGATCAGCATGTTTTCCGGATTTTGTCATTGAAACGTAAGTTGGGACTTTTAACTGCCGCACAGCTTGAAACGAAACAGGTGCGGGTCGATAACGTGGCTTATGACCAAGCGAAAAAGACCGCAACTGTGTCGGGCACGGTTGTGGATAGTAACTGGCAAACCGGCGAGCCGCTGACGGTTAAAGACGATCAAGGACATGTTGTCGCTACGGCTGATGTCGGGGCCGGCGGTAAATTCAACTTCACGATTCCGTTAACAGCAAAGGCGCAGCAACTGACCCTGACGACCGGATTGCCGGGGATTGAAGATGCTCAGGTGACAATTGAACCGCTACAAGCCGCGAAAGTCGATAAAACCGCGCTTCAGTCACTTGTGAACCTGGGCGCCGCCTATGCCGCCAATGATTACACCAGCGATTCGTGGGGCAAATACCAAGTTGCGTTGACTGCGGCCAATCAGGTTTTGACGAACCAGGAGGCTACGCAAGCCGCGGTAGACCAAGCAGCGCAAACACTGCAGACAGCCATTACCGGGCTTGTTAAAGCTAATGTCAAAATCAATAAAGATGCTTTACAGCAACTGATTGACCAAGTCCTGGCATACGATGCTAAGCGATACACCACCAGTTCCTGGACAAAACTGGAAGCGGCATTAGCTGCGGCCAAACAGGTTTTTGCTGATAAAAATGCAACGCAACCCGTCATTGATCATGCGGTTCAAGTGCTAAAAGCGGCCGTAACCGGATTGGAAACTCAAGATAGCGGAGCCGGGCAGCAGAAGAAAGTGACCTTTACTGACAAAAAGTCGCCCAACAAAGTTCGCGGAGACAACAACGTGATGCCACGTGCAGGCGAAAAAGTGGTTAACGGACTTGTGATACTCGGTTTCGTGCTCATTTTGACAACTGCGGGCATGATTTGGTGGCGTAAAGCACGCGACTAAAACGATCAGGTAGCGCGCTTGCTTCTGACAAGTTGTTTGGAAGATATATTAACAAAAGAGACTGGTTCATAAAGCATAGTCACAATGAAAAAGTGAACATACTGCATGTTCACTTTTTGTTTCCACGGGATAATTCAGTGAGGTTATCTATATATGAGTGCCAAAGCGGAGCAATCGTAGGCCAGATGGGGCTCAAAGTCGTGCCCACCACTCTAGCTTCGCGGTCGCCAGCCCCGATCTGGCTGGAGATTGCGGAGTTTGGCACGGGAAGGAACTTAGTGCCTGAGATTTTTGGGCAAACCATGATAACCCCCTAAATATTTGCTCATTCGTGTTGCCATTTTCCGCTCGTTTCCATTATCATCAGTAGCAGTGACATGAAATGGGGGAGTATTGTGCAACATAAGACCTTGGCCATGAAGTGGTTGTTTTTGGGATCACTGACTACCAATACGGGTATTAGCCTGATTTGGCCGTTAACAACGATTTACATGCATGAATATTTGGGTGAGTCGCTGACTGTGGCTGGCATCGTTTTGTTTTTGAATTCGACGTTTATGGTTGTGGGCAATAGTCTCGGCGGCTGGCTGTTTGATCATTGGCAACCTTATGGCACCATTTTGGCCGGGATCGGCTTGAATCTTGGCGCAACCGCTTTGCTGATATTCTTTCATGGTTGGCCGGCCTATCCGTTGCTGTTAGTCATCTCCGGTTTAGGCAGCGGGGTGACAGCCACAGCCATTAATTCTTATGCGACGCGCATTCGGGACAAGCGCCCGAGTGTTGTGTTTAATGTGCTCTATTTTACGTCAAACCTTGGCCTTGTTATCGGTACTCTGATTGTCGGCTTTGTTTTACCTTATGGCATTGCCATGGTCTTTGCGTTGGCGGCCGGCTTATTTGCCATCTTTTTGGGGGTCGCACTCTGGCACTATCGCATTGAAAAGGTGACAATCACCACAGCCACCAAGCAAGTAGCTCAAGAAGGCCGGAATCCGGCGCGGCCACGTCTGGTGATGTTGATGGTGACGTTATTCGTAACATGGTTGATGTACGAACAGTGGCAAAGTAACATTTCTGCCTTTATGCTAAGTGAAGGGCTCACGATTAAGGATTACAGTTTCTTATGGACCATCAACGCGTTATTGATTGTGTTGTTCCAACCGATTTTGACAGCATTTGATCGCTGGTTGTTGAAACATATTCGGTTACGCTTGGTCGTTGGCTTTATCTTGTTTGCCGGATCGTTTTTGATTTTATTGAACGGATCCGGTGCCTATCTGACGTTCATTATTGCGATGATCGTTTTGACGGTAGGAGAAGTTCTGGCGTTGCCGGCGGTTTCGACTTATGTGACGTTGTTTACGCCGCTTGTGCAACAAGGCCGTTATCAAGGGCTGATTCAGGGATTTGCCTCCGCAGGCCGGGCTTTGGGACCGTTGTTGGGTGCGATGATTATTGAGGGCACTAGCAGTTATCGCCTGCTCTTCATCAGTGCGACGGGGTTGATTCTTTTGGCGGCATTAGGCTTTGCCTTCACGGTTCGGGAGAGCATTCCTGCGCTGAATGATCCGTTACATCCAGCGGCGCATAGCAGATAGTGCTTGACAAGGTCAGTTGCCGCTTGAAATGATGAGGGTGCGATGTTTCCGGTTACCTTTTTGAAAATGTCCGATTCATCCTGATCGGGAAGGGAGATTTTTTCTTGCGCTATCGTTTGATTTTGAGTGATATTGATGGGACGTTGCTGAATTCGCAACATCAGCTGACGGCGGGGGTTAAGCAGGCAATTCAGGCTTATGTTGATGCGGGTGGGATTTTCGTCTTGGCGTCGGCACGCCCTCCGTTGGCGATGACTGCGCTGGCCCGCCAAATGGGATTGGCAGTGCCGCTGGTCAGTCTGAAC
Above is a window of Lacticaseibacillus casei DSM 20011 = JCM 1134 = ATCC 393 DNA encoding:
- the gatB gene encoding Asp-tRNA(Asn)/Glu-tRNA(Gln) amidotransferase subunit GatB; the encoded protein is MNFETTIGLEVHVELKTKSKMFSPAPVTYGQEPNTETNVIDWGFPGVLPSINRGAYQLGIMVALALHADVTRETHFDRKNYFYPDNPKAYQITQSEKPLGTNGWVEIEVNGKKKKVGIAELHVEEDAGKNQHEDDGYSYVDLNRQGTPLVEIVSKPDITSPEEAYAYLETLRQIVQFTGASDVKMEEGSMRVDTNLSIRPIGQKYLGTKTEIKNLNSFVHVRDGLAFEEKRQQSVLLSGGEVRQETRRWDPDAKETILMRVKEGADDYRYFPEPDLPPVTVSQQWIDEVQASLPRPPAERREHYIQDWGIPAYDAGVLTQTKEMSDFFEATVAQGADAKQVSNWLMGEVSGYLNAKHMELGQVALTPEHLAGMIKLIGDGTISSKMAKKVFKEIIQHDNDPDHWVREKGLIQLSDPAKLTPIITAVLDDNQQSIDDFKAGKDRAIGFLVGQIMKQTHGQANPKVVNQILMAEIKKR
- a CDS encoding diacylglycerol kinase, with protein sequence MRKRARLIYNPTSGNEGLKRFVPDILDIMEQAGYESSTFQTTPKPFSAREEAKRATEAGFELIVAAGGDGTINEVVNGIAPAKKRPKMAIIPAGTTNDYARALRISRDDPVEAARVILKGQTLAMDIGQANHHYFMNIAAGGLLSELTYSVPSEVKSIFGYFAYVIKGAEMLPAVRTMPMKLEYDGGVYDGPASMFFLGLTNSVGGFEQIVPDAALGDGKFSLIIIKTANTANLLKLMALVFNGGRHVDDPNIVYTKTRKLKVKTGGNETLKINLDGEYGGDAPMTFVNLKQHIAMYANLDEIPTKNLGTDAQKQKDYMAEVESISHRDIDGDGQIGSQDEKDD
- the rlmD gene encoding 23S rRNA (uracil(1939)-C(5))-methyltransferase RlmD, whose protein sequence is MTNLAQPAVTKNQDLEVTIQDLTYEGMGVAKVAGFPLFIEDALPGEKMQVHVLKVQKQYGFAKVTKRLTDSPDRVAGADGAYIRTGIAPLSILAYPAQLKFKQRQIEELYKKAHLAIDVLPTIGMKHPLGYRNKAQVPVRMVNGELQTGFYKKHSHDLVPIEDFLIQDPKIDHAIVVVRDLLRKYQVPAYDERTNRGVIRNIMVRRGHATHQMMIVLVSRTWQVPHLKDIVEEITLALPEVTSVVVNLNDKRTNVILGRKSKTIYGQDYLLDKLLGSEFQISPVSFYQVNPVQTEVLYTQAIEAAGLTGKETVIDAYSGIGTISLTMARHAKHVYGVEVVESAVRDAQANAARNHIKNVTFEVGKAEDVIQKWKDADLPVDALMVDPPRKGLDKSFIDAVGYMKPPKIVYVSCNPATLARDLQLLAGFGYTAKQTQPVDMFPQTQHIESITALTLD
- a CDS encoding glycoside hydrolase family 3 N-terminal domain-containing protein translates to MKKFGKRVASILGCGVLLLGSIGLSSSASVAHAAGDQPISDAELNQYISKMSLDEKIGQMFVSRTPQDTAQARADVAKYHLGSLIVYGADFTSVEGSTPEAAQTAFKNKLQSFQDSAKLPLLIGVDQEGGSVSRLSQNPLIANGRAFPSPQALFAEGGMAKVTQEAQQVGTILKNLGINWNYAPVADSTADTDSFIYPRTIGQDYTATADYISQVVPAWQNTGIAATVKHFPGYGSAVDTHTDFAVVTKSEEAFEKEDLLPFKAGIDAGVDSIMIAHIVMQSVDPVYPASLSKSVVTDLLRDKLGYKGLIITDALGMGAITKFAASHNNVPVDVLAVAAGNDCIMNDDYATAIPQIHQAVTSGQLSEQAIDQHVFRILSLKRKLGLLTAAQLETKQVRVDNVAYDQAKKTATVSGTVVDSNWQTGEPLTVKDDQGHVVATADVGAGGKFNFTIPLTAKAQQLTLTTGLPGIEDAQVTIEPLQAAKVDKTALQSLVNLGAAYAANDYTSDSWGKYQVALTAANQVLTNQEATQAAVDQAAQTLQTAITGLVKANVKINKDALQQLIDQVLAYDAKRYTTSSWTKLEAALAAAKQVFADKNATQPVIDHAVQVLKAAVTGLETQDSGAGQQKKVTFTDKKSPNKVRGDNNVMPRAGEKVVNGLVILGFVLILTTAGMIWWRKARD
- a CDS encoding MDR family MFS transporter; protein product: MKWGSIVQHKTLAMKWLFLGSLTTNTGISLIWPLTTIYMHEYLGESLTVAGIVLFLNSTFMVVGNSLGGWLFDHWQPYGTILAGIGLNLGATALLIFFHGWPAYPLLLVISGLGSGVTATAINSYATRIRDKRPSVVFNVLYFTSNLGLVIGTLIVGFVLPYGIAMVFALAAGLFAIFLGVALWHYRIEKVTITTATKQVAQEGRNPARPRLVMLMVTLFVTWLMYEQWQSNISAFMLSEGLTIKDYSFLWTINALLIVLFQPILTAFDRWLLKHIRLRLVVGFILFAGSFLILLNGSGAYLTFIIAMIVLTVGEVLALPAVSTYVTLFTPLVQQGRYQGLIQGFASAGRALGPLLGAMIIEGTSSYRLLFISATGLILLAALGFAFTVRESIPALNDPLHPAAHSR